A genomic segment from Bradysia coprophila strain Holo2 chromosome III, BU_Bcop_v1, whole genome shotgun sequence encodes:
- the LOC119075970 gene encoding ATP-dependent RNA helicase dbp2-like codes for MYNRDRNGGGDGGMYRNNRGSSNRGSMSRNGDRGGGSFRGNDRRGGPGGDRNMGAGMGNNKQQPGDRLRRVRWDNELLTPFRKNFYEPCASVLNRPQSEVEKYLNKNEITVRGKDVPPPMLNFIEGGFPDYAMKEIAKQGFERPTSIQAQGWPIALSGRNMVGIAQTGSGKTLAYIMPAVLHINHQPRLQRGDGPIVLILAPTRELAQQIQQVATDFGSCTSVSNTCIFGGAPKSPQARDLERGVEIVIATPGRLLDFLERGTTNLKRCTYLVLDEADRMLDMGFEPQIRKIIEQIRPDRQVLMWSATWPKEVKALAEEFLEDYIQINIGSLNLSANHNILQIVDVCEEYEKETKLMKLLTEISSENETKTIIFVETKRRVDDITRAVCRNGWKACAIHGDKTQQERDYVLNSFRNGRQAILVATDVAARGLDVEDVKFVINYDYPNNSEDYVHRIGRTGRSNNTGTAYTLFTAQNAAKANDLINVLKEANQVINPRLFDMAKSGGFGRSRFNRDRFNRGGGGGDNRRDFGGRGGGGNRGGNNNGGSRDNFNNKGNYGRPNAYDSTKDGPMKDNYGNKGNDYNNRDNFGRDRERSDIHSSGRSRFSDIPKTDNPASRFSNHNDSNSVTGGPRSAGSRFQSGGGSRFSNNDSRPPPMSADSYSNRNKDDHSNSFYDNSSAKYNRPPPAISSAITQSNSGYQNQSNQYNYNHQGDTSRPPPPSSSSNGGNYQYGGAPLPSMYAFPPPPLPTK; via the exons AT GTACAATCGAGATCGTAACGGCGGTGGTGATGGTGGTATGTATCGCAATAATCGTGGAAGCAGTAATAGAGGTTCGATGTCTCGTAATGGTGACAGAGGTGGTGGAAGCTTCCGAGGCAATGATCGACGCGGTGGTCCAGGCGGCGACCGAAACATGGGAGCTGGAATGGGAAATAATAAACAGCAACCGGGCGATCGCTTGCGGCGAGTTCGTTGGGACAACGAGTTGTTAACACCGTTTCGGAAAAATTTCTACGAACCGTGTGCCTCAGTTCTGAATCGTCCACAATCGGaggttgaaaaatatttgaacaaaaacgaGATTACTGTACGGGGCAAGGATGTACCACCGCCTATGCTGAATTTCATTGAAGGCGGCTTTCCGGACTATGCAATGAAGGAAATCGCTAAACAAGGTTTTGAAAGACCAACATCAATTCAAGCGCAAGGATGGCCGATAGCATTGAGCGGACGAAACATGGTAGGAATTGCGCAGACTGGCAGTGGAAAGACGTTGGCCTACATTATGCCAGCTGTGTTGCACATAAATCATCAACCGAGATTACAACGCGGAGATGGACCGATTGTGTTAATTTTGGCTCCGACGCGTGAATTGGCACAGCAAATTCAACAAGTCGCAACTGATTTCGGCTCATGTACAAGTGTTAGTAATACTTGCATATTTGGAGGGGCTCCGAAGAGTCCACAAGCCAGAGACTTGGAACGAGGAGTCGAAATAGTCATTGCCACCCCTGGTCGCCTGTTGGATTTTCTTGAACGAGGCACTACCAATTTGAAGCGTTGTACCTACCTTGTTTTGGACGAAGCAGATCGTATGCTTGACATGGGATTCGAGCCGCAGATCCGAAAAATCATCGAACAAATTCGACCCGACAGGCAAGTTCTTATGTGGTCGGCAACCTGGCCGAAAGAAGTGAAAGCATTAGCCGAAGAGTTCCTGGAGGACTACATTCAGATCAACATTGGCTCGTTGAACTTGTCCGCCAATCacaatattttgcaaattgtGGATGTGTGCGAGGAGTACGAGAAGGAGACAAAACTCATGAAACTGTTAACCGAGATCTCATCGGAAAACGAGACGAAAACCATCATTTTTGTGGAAACGAAGCGACGTGTCGACGATATAACGCGTGCGGTTTGTCGCAACGGTTGGAAGGCGTGCGCCATTCATGGCGATAAAACTCAACAGGAACGTGACTACGTATTGAATTCATTCCGGAACGGTCGACAAGCCATTCTCGTTGCCACCGACGTTGCAGCCCGTGGACTCG ATGTCGAGGATGTTAAGTTCGTGATAAATTATGATTATCCCAACAATTCGGAGGACTATGTGCATCGCATCGGACGTACAGGAAGATCAAATAATACAG GAACTGCCTACACATTGTTCACCGCTCAAAATGCTGCTAAGGCTAATGATCTCATCAATGTGTTGAAGGAAGCTAATCAG GTCATTAACCCTAGACTGTTTGATATGGCAAAATCGGGAGGTTTCGGCCGTTCACGATTCAATCGCGATCGATTCAATCGAGGTGGCGGTGGCGGTGACAACCGACGAGACTTCGGTGGACGTGGAGGAGGTGGTAATCGTGGAGGAAACAATAACGGCGGAAGTCGGGACAATTTCAATAACAAAGGTAATTACGGTCGGCCGAACGCGTATGATTCAACGAAGGATGGTCCAATGAAAGACAATTACGGCAACAAGGGAAACGACTACAATAACCGGGATAATTTCGGTCGGGATCGCGAGCGTTCTGATATACATTCTAGTGGCCGGTCTCGATTTTCCGATATACCCAAAACCGATAATCCAGCGTCTCGGTTCTCAAATCATAATGACAGTAATTCCGTAACGGGTGGCCCACGGTCGGCTGGATCTCGTTTTCAGAGTGGAGGCGGTTCACGATTCTCAAATAATGACAGTCGACCACCGCCAATGTCTGCGGACTCGTATTCGAATCGTAACAAAGACGATCATTCAAACAGTTTCTATGACAACTCGTCGGCCAAATACAATCGACCGCCTCCAGCTATTAGCTCTGCGATAACACAGTCCAATTCAGGATATCAAAATCAATCCAATCAGTATAATTACAACCATCAAGGTGACACATCCCGTCCACCTCCACCATCATCTTCATCAAACGGTGGAAATTATCAGTACGGTGGTGCACCGTTGCCATCCATGTATGCATTTCCACCACCTCCACTACCGACAAAGTAA
- the LOC119077545 gene encoding uncharacterized protein LOC119077545 isoform X1 yields the protein MSRTAELGLPIPRKLMAVKEEFNQILERRKLQNLDQYLEKSLNTIYSKMLAQKNKTTPSQTHIRKPKVRPDDFQKWLLNISKPKKVFEPEIMERVKGKVDINRIIRLSQPRHQPCPDTDPNIIAESALKYVATDRILNLAQPRPEKQDDVVYEIPRIAFPTNHEYASIKSLGTEELARPRQQREKFRKVAVDVRCAYDPVSKGALQYTATVKIRKLAKAKADFSDGQDMTDVFKVKKKALKKPSKKQENVFTKMSTPIEWKVTPKFETS from the exons ATGAGTCGCACCGCAGAACTAGGACTACCAATACCTAG GAAGCTTATGGCTGTCAAGGAGGAATTTAATCAGATACTTGAGCGAAGAAAGTTGCAGAACTTGGACCAGTACCTTGAGAAAAGCCTCAATACGATTTACAGTAAAATGCTTgcacaaaagaa TAAAACCACTCCGTCACAAACCCACATAAGGAAACCAAAGGTTAGACCTGATGACTTTCAGAAATGGCTACTGAACATTTCAAAACCGAAGAAAGTATTTGAACCGGAAATAATG gaACGAGTCAAGGGGAAAGTAGATATCAACCGCATTATTCGATTGTCTCAGCCTAGACATCAGCCTTGCCCAGATACCGATCCGAATATTATTGCTGAAAGCGCTCTGAAATACGTTGCCACGGATAGAATTCTAAATTTAGCTCAACCAAGACCAGAAAAACAAGACGATGTCGTCTATGAAATACCGCGCATAGCATTTCCCACAAATCACGAATACGCTTCTATCAAATCTCTTGGTACTGAAGAGCTAGCACGCCCACGCCAACAAAGGGAAAAATTTCGTAAAGTTGCTGTAGACGTACGATGTGCATATGACCCTGTGAGTAAGGGAGCATTACAGTACACAGCTACTGTGAAAATTCGAAAGCTAGCAAAGGCAAAGGCGGACTTTTCTGATGGACAAGATATGACAGATGTATTCAAAGTTAAGAAGAAAGCTCTTAAGAAACCGTCGAAGAAACAGGAGAACGTTTTCACGAAAATGTCAACCCCAATCGAGTGGAAAGTTACACCAAAGTTTGAAACTTCTTAA
- the LOC119075777 gene encoding GPI ethanolamine phosphate transferase 2 — MKSDQIIVNLFLCFVFGATIFIYGFFPISFKNGKTATADDLPDVVLDVPLNTSGYRSRHSHSVLMVIDAMRLDFAMQNESMKYFSKLMKNDDACLFHLKVQPPTVTLPRVKAMISGTVPNFIDVVLNLGNSELKTDSFVHQLLLKKQRISFCGDNTWVKMFPNKFHRQLENMDSLFVNDFYEGDKNITHRLESELKSADWELLILHYLGLDHIGHVEGPKSPKIHTKLQEMDNVIMRIHLEILDWKKRLKLPSLFLITGDHGMRDTGGHGGSTFGETNIPLMVVGAGCRQTEEIYQQIDIAPTVSVLLGLPIPDSSIGSLITDMLVDLSYEDQLYALNYNSERLLKMITEKITESELRNNEFFTQLMEAKVLHAKFLRKTENLEIAYKRCKLLYSSSSRAMSDLLSTFYVKYDQISVALGVALMTATCIVLIRFVMSDNFSDTITIGLKIPTVISICVLSAALKHLICEFSDCSLCLNLPVSYIFTLATVVVTFFLLTMSNLKSNWSNIQSTFSGSKLIRILLFATLVHTFSLASSSFVEEEHQTWYFITHTFLLIICIMSLKKRQTEQWFLNAELLKPENRQKRTGAWSVFERFFFEFNWFMLFGLLLVGRRLNQTGDKWLSLPDIGDFLTTEEHRLWNSCFVVVSLCAMIYKLTDFNGTLTNVLTFTAAVLIYYYRTLNGHVYFAGIKPSESHSSITIFWLNILEIVCINCVPIFYKYLKRTHSRADLQNALGVNVTIFCLVSALLHKPHNIYLNFVILLTCDMLNTSCNQLFGGRNNLLVKVVGHYWIGKMFFFYQGNSNSLASIDLNAGYVGLQNFNFATVGVYLTLNTFNGLILTYLILLYNIFDVQSNDRSKSDIPYTMGLTSLLVILPFTFYAFVTIWFQSHIFIWTVFSPKLIYEFYHLCLVSFLICLTRIFHKFVY, encoded by the exons ATGAAATCAGACCAAATAATTGTGAATTTGTTCCTGTGTTTCGTTTTTGGTGCaaccatttttatttacggCTTCTTTcctatttcattcaaaaatggtaaaacaGCCACCGCAGACGATTTACCTGATGTTGTTCTTGATGTTCC ACTCAACACGAGCGGTTATCGTTCACGTCACTCCCATTCAGTATTAATGGTTATCGATGCCATGCGATTGGATTTTGCGATGCAAaatgaatcaatgaaatatttctcCAAATTGATGAAGAATGACGATGCGTGTCTATTTCATCTTAAAGTTCAACCGCCAACTGTTACACTGCCAAGAGTAAAG GCAATGATATCAGGAACCGTTCCAAACTTCATAGACGTTGTGCTCAATCTGGGCAATTCAGAATTAAAGACTGACTCTTTCGTTCACCAATTGCTGCTAAAGAAGCAGAGGATATCATTTTGTGGAGACAACACTTG GGTGAAAATGTTTCCGAATAAATTCCATCGACAGCTGGAGAACATGGATTCATTGTTTGTGAACGATTTTTACGAG GGTGACAAAAATATTACTCATCGGCTTGAAAGTGAGCTGAAGTCTGCGGATTGGGAGCTGCTGATTTTACACTATTTGGGACTTGATCACATTGGACACGTTGAAGGCCCGAAAAGCCCAAAAATCCATACGAAGTTGCAAGAAATGGATAATGTTATCATGAGAATACATCTGGAGATTTTAGACTGG aaaaaacgaCTGAAACTTCCATCATTGTTTCTAATCACCGGTGATCATGGAATGAGAGATACAGGTGGACACGGAGGTAGCACTTTTGGTGAGACAAACATTCCTTTAATGGTCGTCGGTGCAGGATGCCGACAAACTGA AGAGATCTATCAACAAATTGACATTGCTCCGACTGTGTCTGTACTACTGGGACTACCGATACCAGATTCAAGCATTGGATCGTTGATAACGGATATGCTTGTCGATTTAAGCTACGAAGATCAACTGTATGCGTTGAACTACAATAGCGAGAGACTTCTCAAAATGATTACCGAAAAGATTACAGAAAGTGAGCTTCGGAACAACG aatttttcactCAATTAATGGAAGCCAAGGTCTTACACGCCAAGTTTCTACGTAAAACGGAGAACCTTGAAATTGCCTACAAACGTTGCAAGCTGCTCTACTCGTCGTCATCCCGAGCAATGAGTGACCTCTTATCAACTTTCTACGTTAAATATGATCAAATAAGCGTAGCACTGGGCGTAGCATTGATGACTGCG ACGTGCATCGTTCTTATACGCTTTGTGATGTCAGATAATTTCAGCGACACCATAACCATCGGTTTGAAAATTCCAACGGTCATATCCATTTGTGTATTGAGTGCCGCTCTGAAGCATTTAATATGCGAGTTCTCTGACTGTAGTTTATGCTTGAATCTACCCGTCTCGTACATATTCACACTAGCTACGGTGGTTGTGACATTCTTCTTGCTTACAATgtcaaatttaaaatcgaaTTGGTCGAACATCCAGTCAACATTTTCCGGTTCAAAGTTGAttcgaattttattgtttgcaaCGTtggttcatacattttcacttGCCAGTAGTTCGTTCGTTGAAGAAGAGCATCAGACGTGGTACTTCATTACTCACACTTTTTTGCTGATTATTTGTATAATGTCGCTGAAAAAGCGGCAGACCGAGCAATGGTTTCTGAATGCGGAACTGTTAAAACCCGAAAATCGACAGAAACGAACCGGGGCTTGGAGTGTGTTCGAACGGTTCTTCTTCGAATTCAATTGGTTTATGCTATTCGGGCTTCTGTTGGTGGGACGACGACTAAATCAAACTGGTGATAAATGGCTTAGTTTACCGGACATTGGAGATTTTTTGACCACGGAAGAGCATCGCCTGTGGAATAGTTGCTTTGTGGTCGTTT ctCTGTGCGCCATGATCTACAAACTAACCGATTTTAATGGGACCCTGACGAATGTCTTAACGTTTACAGCCGCGGTGctaatttattattatcgCACGTTAAACGGCCACGTATACTTTGCTGGAATCAAACCATCTGA GTCACATTCTTCCATCACGATTTTCTGGTTGAACATTCTCGAAATCGTTTGCATCAACTGTGTCCCGATTTtctacaaatatttaaaacggACCCATTCAAGAGCCGATCTGCAAAACGCCCTCGGTGTCAACGTTACGATATTTTGCCTTGTTTCGGCACTGTTGCACAAGCCACACAACATTTACctgaattttgtgattttattgACATGCGACATGCTCAACACTTCGTGCAACCAGCTGTTCGGCGGACGAAACAATTTACTGGTTAAAGTGGTGGGACACTACTGGATcggcaaaatgtttttcttttatcag GGAAATTCAAATAGTTTGGCTTCGATTGATCTCAATGCCGGCTACGTTGGcttgcaaaattttaattttgccaCAGTCGGTGTGTATCTGACGCTGAACACATTCAATGGACTTATACTGACTTACCTAATTCTTCTATACAATATATTTGATGTACAGAGCAACGATCGAAGCAAAAG CGACATTCCTTACACCATGGGACTCACAAGTCTTCTAGTCATACTTCCATTTACGTTTTACGCGTTCGTTACCATCTGGTTCCaaagtcacatcttcatttGGACCGTATTTTcgccaaaattaatttacgaaTTTTACCATTTATGTTTAGTtagttttttaatttgtttaactcgaattttccacaaatttgtttattaa
- the LOC119077598 gene encoding peroxisomal membrane protein PEX14 isoform X2, which produces MSDTDPGDTSVGQPVVVPPRESLINTAVQFLQNNNVQRNPLSQKQKFLRSKGLTENEIQIACERAGVFSHDPNSTVINMGISTPTTQYVVQQPMTTLQRIREILSSTALIAGFTYAIYLFYKNYIEPMLFGRRRKKKTLDESIEELNKNVETNIKELNQELVKVKEEIAKASRSDSIYREISNFKSDIDAIKGLLLNRKQFSSPVVPPSIPVWQLQSQHLPVDNEHDKNDDAGSGSGSSETEVVTKNSDSSLEMM; this is translated from the exons ATGAGTGATACCGATCCAGGTGATACAAGCGTTGGCCAGCCGGTGGTGGTTCCACCCAGAGAATCATTG ATCAACACAGCAGTACAATTCCTTCAGAACAATAATGTGCAACGCAATCCGCTTAgccaaaaacaaaagtttctACGTAGCAAAGGTTTGACcgaaaatgaaatacaaatCGCCTGTGAACGAGCGGGCGTTTTTAGTCATGATCCGAATAGTACGGTCATCAACATGGGAATTAGTACCCCAACAACTCAATATGTGGTGCAGCAACCAATGACCACATTGCAGAGGattcgagaaattttgagCTCGACTGCATTGATAGCCGGATTCACCTATgccatttatttgttttataag AACTACATCGAACCAATGCTATTTGGACGGCGTAGAAAGAAGAAAACTTTAGACGAATCGATTGAAGAATTGAACAAGAACGTCGAAACGAACATAAAAGAACTCAACCAAGAGCTAGTCAAAGTTAAAGAGGAAATTGCGAAGGCATCCCGAAGTGACAGCATTTACCGTGAAATAAGTAACTTTAAGTCGGACATTGATGCCATCAAAGGTCTTCTATTGAATcg CAAACAGTTTTCTAGTCCAGTCGTTCCGCCATCGATTCCCGTTTGGCAATTACAGTCTCAACATTTACCCGTTGATAATGAACACGATAAAAATGACGATGCCGGTTCTGGATCTGGTTCCAGTGAAACGGAAGTGGTTACCAAAAATAGTGACAGTAGTTTGGAAATGATGTAA
- the LOC119077545 gene encoding uncharacterized protein LOC119077545 isoform X2, with the protein MSRTAELGLPIPRKLMAVKEEFNQILERRKLQNLDQYLEKSLNTIYSKMLAQKKTTPSQTHIRKPKVRPDDFQKWLLNISKPKKVFEPEIMERVKGKVDINRIIRLSQPRHQPCPDTDPNIIAESALKYVATDRILNLAQPRPEKQDDVVYEIPRIAFPTNHEYASIKSLGTEELARPRQQREKFRKVAVDVRCAYDPVSKGALQYTATVKIRKLAKAKADFSDGQDMTDVFKVKKKALKKPSKKQENVFTKMSTPIEWKVTPKFETS; encoded by the exons ATGAGTCGCACCGCAGAACTAGGACTACCAATACCTAG GAAGCTTATGGCTGTCAAGGAGGAATTTAATCAGATACTTGAGCGAAGAAAGTTGCAGAACTTGGACCAGTACCTTGAGAAAAGCCTCAATACGATTTACAGTAAAATGCTTgcacaaaagaa AACCACTCCGTCACAAACCCACATAAGGAAACCAAAGGTTAGACCTGATGACTTTCAGAAATGGCTACTGAACATTTCAAAACCGAAGAAAGTATTTGAACCGGAAATAATG gaACGAGTCAAGGGGAAAGTAGATATCAACCGCATTATTCGATTGTCTCAGCCTAGACATCAGCCTTGCCCAGATACCGATCCGAATATTATTGCTGAAAGCGCTCTGAAATACGTTGCCACGGATAGAATTCTAAATTTAGCTCAACCAAGACCAGAAAAACAAGACGATGTCGTCTATGAAATACCGCGCATAGCATTTCCCACAAATCACGAATACGCTTCTATCAAATCTCTTGGTACTGAAGAGCTAGCACGCCCACGCCAACAAAGGGAAAAATTTCGTAAAGTTGCTGTAGACGTACGATGTGCATATGACCCTGTGAGTAAGGGAGCATTACAGTACACAGCTACTGTGAAAATTCGAAAGCTAGCAAAGGCAAAGGCGGACTTTTCTGATGGACAAGATATGACAGATGTATTCAAAGTTAAGAAGAAAGCTCTTAAGAAACCGTCGAAGAAACAGGAGAACGTTTTCACGAAAATGTCAACCCCAATCGAGTGGAAAGTTACACCAAAGTTTGAAACTTCTTAA
- the LOC119077270 gene encoding vacuolar protein sorting-associated protein VTA1 homolog: MSSGIPACPDSLKPIAHFLKVAQEHDARDIVVAYWSRIYALQTGLKLSTKKPEETALLIGLMDWLETTKKANQNNESITNEVVAQAYLENYAFKLFSYADQQDRASNFGKNVVKAFYTAGMIYDVLLTFGEPSDEAQKNSKYAKWKAAYIHNCLKNGETPVPGPMDEGNEEEDEDDELANLAKPPQPQVPQPSTSQGEPSSSLPEPDQSPPTIGFSPYPNPPAPVQTPATPQPTTPDQFQAYSGAAVPAVAAITPTNVQLTGDQMIKAQKYCKWAGSALTYDDVKAAIENLQKALRLLQTGEDSG, from the exons ATGTCGAGCGGTATTCCTGCCTGTCCAGATTCATTGAAACCCATAGCACACTTTTTGAAAGTTGCACAAGAACATGACGCCCGCGATATTGTCGTGGCTTACTGGTCCAGAATCTACGCCTTACAAACTGGATTAAAGCTGTCCACAAAGAAGCCTGAAGAAACTGCACTCTTGATTG GACTAATGGATTGGCTTGAGACAACCAAAAAGGCAAATCAAAATAATGAGTCCATTACCAATGAGGTTGTCGCCCAGGCTTACCTTGAGAACTATGCTTTTAAACTGTTTTCCTATGCTGATCAGCAAGATCGTGCTTCGAATTTCggaaa GAATGTGGTCAAGGCATTCTACACAGCTGGTATGATATACGATGTATTGTTGACGTTCGGTGAGCCGAGTGACGAGGCTCAGAAAAATAGCAAATACGCCAAATGGAAAGCAGCGTACATTCACAATTGCCTGAAAAATGGTGAAACTCCGGTTCCAG GTCCAATGGACGAAGGTaacgaagaagaagacgaagaCGACGAACTGGCTAACTTAGCAAAGCCACCTCAACCGCAAGTACCTCAACCGTCAACTAGTCAAGGAGAACCTTCTTCCAGTCTACCCGAACCAGATCAATCTCCACCCACTATCGGATTCTCACCATATCCCA ATCCTCCAGCACCAGTTCAAACACCAGCTACTCCCCAACCGACAACACCAGAccaattccaagcatactctgGAGCGGCAGTTCCTGCTGTTGCTGCAATTACTCCAACTAACGTGCAATTGACTGGTGACCAGATGATCAAAGCACAAAAGTATTGCAAATGGGCTGGCAGTGCTTTGACGTATGATGATGTCAAGGCTGCCATTGAAAATCTACAGAAAGCTCTGCGCTTATTGCAAACGGGTGAAGATAGCGGCTAG
- the LOC119077598 gene encoding peroxisomal membrane protein PEX14 isoform X1, which produces MSDTDPGDTSVGQPVVVPPRESLINTAVQFLQNNNVQRNPLSQKQKFLRSKGLTENEIQIACERAGVFSHDPNSTVINMGISTPTTQYVVQQPMTTLQRIREILSSTALIAGFTYAIYLFYKNYIEPMLFGRRRKKKTLDESIEELNKNVETNIKELNQELVKVKEEIAKASRSDSIYREISNFKSDIDAIKGLLLNRKQFSSPVVPPSIPVWQLQSQHLPVDNEHDKNDDAGSGSGSSETEVVTKNSDSSLEMISSMMDEDKHN; this is translated from the exons ATGAGTGATACCGATCCAGGTGATACAAGCGTTGGCCAGCCGGTGGTGGTTCCACCCAGAGAATCATTG ATCAACACAGCAGTACAATTCCTTCAGAACAATAATGTGCAACGCAATCCGCTTAgccaaaaacaaaagtttctACGTAGCAAAGGTTTGACcgaaaatgaaatacaaatCGCCTGTGAACGAGCGGGCGTTTTTAGTCATGATCCGAATAGTACGGTCATCAACATGGGAATTAGTACCCCAACAACTCAATATGTGGTGCAGCAACCAATGACCACATTGCAGAGGattcgagaaattttgagCTCGACTGCATTGATAGCCGGATTCACCTATgccatttatttgttttataag AACTACATCGAACCAATGCTATTTGGACGGCGTAGAAAGAAGAAAACTTTAGACGAATCGATTGAAGAATTGAACAAGAACGTCGAAACGAACATAAAAGAACTCAACCAAGAGCTAGTCAAAGTTAAAGAGGAAATTGCGAAGGCATCCCGAAGTGACAGCATTTACCGTGAAATAAGTAACTTTAAGTCGGACATTGATGCCATCAAAGGTCTTCTATTGAATcg CAAACAGTTTTCTAGTCCAGTCGTTCCGCCATCGATTCCCGTTTGGCAATTACAGTCTCAACATTTACCCGTTGATAATGAACACGATAAAAATGACGATGCCGGTTCTGGATCTGGTTCCAGTGAAACGGAAGTGGTTACCAAAAATAGTGACAGTAGTTTGGAAATGAT ATCTTCTATGATGGACGAAGACAAGCACAATTAA
- the LOC119076778 gene encoding thiamine transporter 1-like, whose translation MKPLQFISRCLFDKSYITRRRREGSFKMQDYLKISLILSTFGLLKETRPSESFIADFIVDFKNITAEQINQDIFPIGTYSYLVQLIIIFLVTDMLRYKPLIILLGASGVTIWSMLLWTNSVLGLQFVEVIYGTYCATEIAYYSYIYAKTEREHYQAVTSHTRAAILVGRFVAGVSSQLLVFFHVMNYRQLNYLTLITQILAFVWAFFIPRVETSTYFNRNTGGKWSETFRRSQILEAFNLIWNHFRTSYANKVVVLWSIYYAVVLCFNIQITAYIQILWMSIDDSQEVIYNGAVDAILTLLGACFAILAGKIHINFLKKSMHSLLVLILMSSVQGVFVVLAANSQTLLACYIFYICFGASYAFGITICATEIAKNLAEDTFGLVFGFNTLIALTLQTAVTLSVVSYGFQLSPSGQYQVYGYAYVVLAAVYLVTLFVDIMRRSIRRV comes from the exons ATGAAGCCGCTTCAGTTCATCAGTCGTTGTTTGTTCGATAAATCATACATTACCAGACGACGACGCGAGGGAAGCTTCAAGATGCaagattatttaaaaatttcactaaTTCTAAGCACCTTTGGCTTATTGAAGGAAACAAGACCATCGGAGTCATTTATCGCGGATTTCATTGTTGACTTCAAGAACATAACAGCCGAACAGATTAACCAAGACATTTTTCCGATCGGAACGTATTCCTATCTCGTTCAGCTCATCATAATTTTCCTCGTTACCGACATGCTGAGATACAAACCGTTGATTATTTTGCTTGGTGCTAGCGGTGTCACCATATGGAGCATGCTGTTGTGGACGAATTCCGTATTGGGATTGCAGTTTGTCGAAGTCATTTATGGTACTTATTGCGCCACTGAAATTGCTTACTACAGCTACATTTATGCGAAAACAGAAAGAGAGCATTATCAGGCTGTGACATCACATACTCGGGCAGCAATTTTAGTTGGGAGGTTTGTCGCCGGTGTGTCTTCTCAGTTGCttgtgttttttcatgttATGAACTACAGACAACTCAATTATCTCACGTTGATAA CTCAAATTTTAGCGTTCGTCTGGGCATTTTTTATTCCGCGTGTTGAAACAAGCACATACTTTAATCGTAATACAGGAGGAAAGTGGTCAGAAACATTTCGTCGCAGCCAGATCCTAGAAGCCTTTAATTTGATTTGGAATCATTTTCGAACCAGTTACGCCAACAAAGTCGTTGTGTTGTGGAGCATTTATTATGCTGTTGTGTTGTGTTTTAACATACAAATCACAGCTTATATCCAGATTCTGTGGATGTCCATCGACGATTCACAGGAGGTGATTTACAATGGGGCTGTTGATGCCATTCTCACATTATTAGGAGCTTGCTTTGCGATATTGGCTGGGaaaattcacataaatttCTTAAAGAAAAGCATGCACTCTCTGCTAGTACTGATTCTTATGTCAAGCGTACAAGGAGTGTTTGTAGTATTGGCAGCAAACAGCCAGACACTTCTGGCGTGctacattttttacatttgtttcGGTGCTTCATATGCCTTTGGAATTACAATTTGTGCAACAGAAATTGCTAAGAATCTTGCCGAAGACACGTTTGGATTAGTTTTCGGATTCAACACGTTGATAGCTTTAACACTGCAGACAGCCGTGACATTATCAGTTGTTTCCTATGGATTCCAGTTATCTCCAAGTGGTCAATACCAAGTATACGGATACGCTTATGTTGTCCTTGCAGCTGTCTATCTGGTAACACTCTTTGTTGACATAATGAGAAGGAGTATAAGAAGGGTCTGA